A window of the Cystobacter fuscus genome harbors these coding sequences:
- a CDS encoding YciI family protein, which translates to MPSSLFFARLVPNRPDFAMSMTADEQAAMRAHGEFLQGQFAAGTLVVAGPVLDPAGVFGMAVFEAESIDEVRRLLERDPARAVGRYEVSPMGPVIVRPARPAGS; encoded by the coding sequence ATGCCCTCCAGCCTCTTCTTCGCCCGCCTCGTTCCGAATCGTCCCGACTTCGCGATGTCCATGACCGCCGACGAACAGGCCGCGATGCGCGCGCACGGCGAGTTCCTCCAAGGCCAGTTCGCGGCGGGCACGCTGGTGGTGGCGGGCCCGGTGCTCGACCCCGCGGGCGTCTTCGGGATGGCCGTGTTCGAGGCGGAGTCGATCGACGAGGTCCGCCGCCTTCTCGAGCGTGATCCCGCCAGGGCGGTGGGGCGCTACGAGGTCTCGCCCATGGGCCCGGTCATCGTCCGGCCGGCGCGTCCCGCTGGCTCCTGA
- a CDS encoding protein kinase domain-containing protein: MINTGSLVLDDRFRVLKLLGTGGMGEVYLGEQVSLGRRVAIKVLHSDLMVHPSMIERFKREARMLSAVDHPAVVRVIDYGETAAGACIVMEYVEGENLYDVLQQGALPPARALPLLHQLAEGLAAIHDRGIIHRDIKPENVLLTRGPRGEQARLLDFGIARLMEADKAGNLSQVGLVVGTPEYLSPEQAVGAPVDARSDLYSFGALAYRMLSGQLPFPGPSPTQFVAQHASASPTPLIEAAPTLSGHAQLVALVMQLLRKDPQLRLPTAHALVEALGALSAPAIPTPFPQVLASGTPFPPLPSISRFPVPSPTPPSSGTLAFAEPVTVEQTEISPAGTSAFGGPPPSEEPAPRNARSTSQAPTRATPGRQLPEGAVSPSRAFTVPSPSPLNAAREEPEPESPEPSTSGSQLVTVVGSASGKTRNLTLMLTDLQGYTERTSRQTHEQNARMLETHDRLLQPLVRDYNGRLVQKRGDALLVVFSSPTQAVLCGMAMQDRLWRHNQQCGPDERLPARVCLHTGEVLVTRDTVMGEPVEVVKAMEQVAEAGDVVFTGSVNLARTRVEGDCETFGDVPLPGTNEPLPLYRSRRASEGLPFGGQDEVSMKPPLKDRLDTAMRPVLAARDSVVWAAKTVVQKSGARVRSHPRRAVGVGLGVFVLLGVGTFEWVRRHEPTYPARQLLDTGKPAEALKLLTELPAETKKEARVLQVRARALHEVNRHTEELSALNTLDAAARESLDEGVLDGLAADFGEDETHKGLRKFLGTLPKEQVKDRFEALAEEDFSPRQWGALRYLEAMQSTDGLDLVELYMRALSSKDCAVRASSARRLEGLGDAKAVAALEELSRTPRVGTKNCGQNEARNALDTLTKK; this comes from the coding sequence GTGATCAACACCGGATCCCTCGTTCTCGATGACCGTTTCCGCGTTCTCAAGCTGCTCGGCACCGGGGGCATGGGCGAGGTGTACCTCGGCGAACAGGTGTCCCTGGGCCGCCGGGTGGCGATCAAGGTCCTGCACTCGGACCTGATGGTGCACCCGAGCATGATCGAGCGCTTCAAGCGCGAAGCGCGCATGCTGTCGGCCGTGGATCACCCCGCCGTGGTGCGCGTCATCGACTACGGCGAGACGGCGGCCGGCGCCTGCATCGTCATGGAGTACGTCGAGGGGGAGAACCTCTACGACGTGCTTCAGCAGGGGGCCCTGCCACCCGCGCGCGCGCTGCCCCTCTTGCACCAGCTCGCCGAGGGCCTCGCCGCCATCCACGATCGGGGCATCATCCACCGCGACATCAAGCCGGAGAACGTGCTGCTCACCCGTGGGCCGCGTGGCGAACAGGCCCGGCTGCTGGACTTCGGCATCGCCCGTCTGATGGAGGCGGACAAGGCGGGCAACCTCAGTCAGGTGGGCCTCGTCGTCGGCACCCCGGAGTACCTCTCGCCCGAACAGGCGGTGGGCGCACCGGTGGACGCGCGCAGCGACCTGTATTCCTTCGGCGCGCTCGCCTACCGCATGCTCTCGGGCCAGCTCCCCTTCCCGGGCCCGAGCCCCACCCAATTCGTCGCCCAGCACGCCTCGGCCTCCCCCACGCCCCTCATCGAGGCCGCGCCCACCCTCTCCGGGCATGCCCAGCTCGTCGCGCTGGTGATGCAACTGCTGCGCAAGGATCCGCAGTTGCGACTGCCCACCGCGCACGCCCTGGTGGAGGCACTCGGCGCGCTGTCGGCCCCCGCCATCCCGACGCCCTTCCCCCAGGTGTTGGCCTCGGGCACCCCCTTCCCGCCGCTCCCCAGCATCTCGCGCTTCCCCGTCCCCTCCCCGACTCCGCCCTCGAGCGGTACGCTCGCCTTCGCCGAGCCCGTGACGGTGGAGCAGACCGAGATCTCCCCCGCGGGAACCTCCGCCTTCGGCGGTCCGCCCCCCTCGGAGGAGCCAGCGCCCCGGAACGCCCGTTCGACCTCGCAGGCGCCCACCCGCGCCACGCCGGGCCGGCAGTTGCCCGAGGGCGCCGTCTCGCCCTCCCGCGCGTTCACCGTCCCCTCGCCCTCTCCCCTGAACGCGGCGCGCGAGGAGCCGGAGCCGGAGTCCCCCGAGCCGTCCACCTCGGGCTCGCAGCTCGTCACCGTCGTGGGCTCCGCGTCCGGCAAGACGCGCAACCTCACGTTGATGCTCACGGACCTCCAGGGCTACACCGAGCGCACCTCGCGGCAGACGCACGAGCAGAACGCGCGGATGCTGGAGACGCATGATCGGCTGCTGCAGCCCCTGGTGCGTGACTACAACGGCCGGCTGGTGCAGAAGCGCGGGGACGCACTGCTCGTCGTCTTCTCCTCACCCACCCAGGCGGTGCTCTGCGGCATGGCCATGCAGGACCGGCTGTGGCGGCACAACCAGCAGTGCGGCCCGGACGAGCGGCTGCCCGCGCGCGTCTGTCTTCACACCGGCGAGGTGCTCGTCACCCGTGACACGGTGATGGGCGAGCCGGTGGAGGTGGTCAAGGCGATGGAGCAGGTGGCCGAGGCGGGCGACGTCGTCTTCACCGGCTCGGTGAACCTGGCGCGCACGCGGGTGGAGGGGGACTGTGAGACGTTCGGCGACGTGCCCCTGCCCGGCACGAACGAGCCGCTGCCACTCTACCGCTCCCGCCGGGCCAGCGAGGGTTTGCCCTTCGGAGGCCAGGATGAGGTGTCCATGAAGCCTCCGCTCAAGGATCGGCTGGACACCGCGATGCGGCCGGTGCTGGCGGCGCGCGACTCGGTGGTGTGGGCGGCGAAGACGGTGGTGCAGAAGAGCGGAGCCCGGGTGCGCTCCCATCCCCGCCGCGCGGTGGGCGTGGGGCTCGGCGTGTTCGTGCTGCTGGGCGTGGGCACGTTCGAGTGGGTGCGCCGCCACGAGCCCACCTACCCGGCGCGCCAGCTCCTGGACACGGGCAAGCCCGCCGAGGCCTTGAAGCTGCTGACGGAGCTGCCCGCGGAGACGAAGAAGGAGGCGCGGGTGCTACAGGTGCGCGCGCGGGCGCTGCACGAGGTGAACCGGCACACCGAAGAGCTCTCGGCGTTGAACACCCTGGACGCGGCCGCGCGCGAGTCCCTGGACGAGGGCGTCCTGGACGGCCTCGCCGCGGACTTCGGCGAGGACGAGACCCACAAGGGCCTGCGCAAGTTCCTGGGGACGCTGCCCAAGGAGCAGGTGAAGGACCGCTTCGAGGCGCTGGCCGAGGAGGACTTCTCGCCCAGGCAGTGGGGCGCGCTGCGCTACCTCGAGGCGATGCAGTCCACCGACGGGCTCGACCTCGTGGAGCTGTACATGCGGGCCCTCTCCTCGAAGGACTGCGCCGTGCGGGCCAGCTCGGCGCGGCGCCTGGAGGGCCTGGGCGACGCGAAGGCGGTGGCCGCGCTGGAGGAGCTGAGCCGGACGCCCCGCGTGGGCACGAAGAACTGCGGTCAGAACGAGGCGCGCAACGCCCTCGATACGCTGACGAAGAAGTAG
- a CDS encoding MbnP family protein: MSSSSRYARALLVTAMTVLVVPACGGDNPSPPLSTSERQELERQLAGMQSTIDELRAQLTRYEQDGAAAQQEKEQLTAQLADVQQQLAEARELLATQDWDGVLVKLDAANEQVRQLQARLAATHGDLTLNAALFFGGQPLALDTPYGPPEGELSFTELRYWLSNVRLQKQNGTQVALPDSYYLIEAIKEQPVLGIPETGSGPVMMPANRRERVQVPVVPAGIYTGITFSVGVDPTYNDNLSRQAGELHVLKNMANETWMWFTSYIFTKVKGQYVRADGSSAEFGWETGTNDDFRTVRHVFPAPVTVNAQKALIVNLRLDTARLFTGLHPTTQPLIGASNGVERATLSDNFANGFSLTSVENPNR, from the coding sequence TTGTCTTCATCCTCCAGGTACGCCCGGGCCCTGCTCGTGACGGCGATGACGGTTCTGGTGGTTCCCGCGTGCGGCGGGGACAATCCCTCTCCTCCCCTCTCCACGAGTGAGCGCCAGGAGCTGGAACGGCAACTGGCCGGGATGCAGTCCACCATCGACGAGCTGCGGGCCCAGCTCACCCGCTACGAGCAGGACGGGGCCGCGGCACAGCAGGAAAAGGAGCAGCTGACCGCGCAGCTGGCCGACGTCCAGCAACAGCTCGCCGAGGCCCGGGAGTTGCTGGCCACCCAGGACTGGGATGGGGTGCTCGTCAAGCTGGACGCGGCGAACGAGCAGGTGAGGCAACTCCAGGCGCGGCTGGCCGCCACCCACGGCGACCTCACACTGAACGCCGCGCTGTTCTTTGGCGGCCAGCCGCTCGCGCTGGATACGCCCTACGGCCCCCCCGAAGGGGAGCTCTCCTTCACCGAGCTGCGCTACTGGCTCTCCAATGTGAGGCTCCAGAAGCAGAACGGAACGCAGGTGGCACTGCCGGACAGCTACTACCTCATCGAGGCCATCAAGGAGCAGCCGGTGCTCGGCATACCGGAAACGGGCTCGGGTCCCGTCATGATGCCGGCCAACCGCCGCGAGCGCGTCCAGGTGCCCGTGGTGCCCGCGGGCATCTACACCGGCATCACCTTCAGCGTCGGCGTGGACCCCACCTACAATGACAACCTGAGCCGCCAGGCCGGTGAGCTGCACGTCCTCAAGAACATGGCCAACGAAACCTGGATGTGGTTCACCAGCTACATCTTCACCAAGGTGAAGGGCCAGTACGTGAGGGCCGATGGGAGCAGCGCCGAGTTTGGCTGGGAGACGGGGACCAACGACGACTTCCGCACCGTGCGGCATGTCTTTCCCGCTCCTGTCACGGTGAACGCGCAGAAGGCCTTGATCGTGAACCTGCGCCTGGACACCGCCCGGCTCTTCACCGGGCTCCACCCCACCACCCAACCCCTCATCGGGGCCAGCAACGGCGTGGAGCGCGCCACCCTGTCCGACAACTTCGCGAACGGCTTCTCCCTGACGTCAGTGGAGAACCCCAACCGATGA